From Balearica regulorum gibbericeps isolate bBalReg1 chromosome 28, bBalReg1.pri, whole genome shotgun sequence:
ggatggggatggggatggggacaggatggggatggggacaggatggggacgggatggggatggggatggggacagggacaggatggggacagggacaggatggggatggggacggggacggggatggggatgggatggggatgggatggggacaggatggggacagggatggggacaggatggggacggggatggggacaggatggggatggggatgggatggggacgggatggggatggggacgggatggggacgggatggggacaggatggggatggggacaggatggggatggggacagggacaggatgggcacaggatggggatggggacggggatggggacaggatggggacaggatggggacggggacaaggacagggatggggacaggatggggatggggacggggacaggatggggacaggatggggatggcgatgggatggggatgcagAGAGGGATGAGGATGGAGTTGGGCACGGAGATAGGGATGTAGATGGGATAAGGAtggagacaaggacagggatggggacagggacggggatggggacaaagatggggacagggacagggatggggatggggatgggatgggataaagatggggatggggatgcagaGGGGGAtgaggagggagctggggatgggacagggatggggacagggacagggacaagGACAGGGATGGGCCAGGCATGGAGGCAGGGATGAagctgaggatgaggatgggaacagggaaggggaggggcagggcaggacgCGGGGTCCCGTCCCCAGCTGGGGGAGGGTCCCTGCCCTCTGTCCCCCCCAGTACGGTGCCAACGAGAGCCACGTGGACGGGCAGAACCGAACCCCCCTGCACTGGGCTGGTGAGTGCCGGGGGtccccaaaccaggctgggacTGGGGGGGGCCCAGAGCGCCGGGCTGCGCTGACGGCCCATACGGGGGGTTCACCTGACCCCCCCCGCTGACAcggcccccccagcctcctccggCTGCGCCTCCAGCGTGCTGCTGCTCTGCGACCACGAGGCCCTCCTGGACGTCACCGACGCCGTGAGTGGGGACCggcggggggggtggcagggggtgaCGGCGGGGGCTGACGACGCCTCACGTGTCCCCatcccgtgtccccccccccagcacgggCAGACCCCCCTGATGCTGGCGGCGCGGGGGAACCACGCTGCCATCTGcgcccagctcctgcagagagGGGCCGACCCCAACCTGGCCGACAAGGACGAGAAGTGAGTGGCCGCGGGGACGGGGGACGCTTCTAGGACAATTGGgggtgacgggggggggggtgtccctgccccccCAAGCCCGGGGCGATGGCTCGATGGCTCTGCTCCATGGGGGCCCCCGAGACGCTCCGGCgctgtcccctgtccccaaaGGACCCAGGTGTCCGTGGAGAGCTGCCGCTGCGGAGAGCGGTCCCTGGgcatgggggggggaagggtggGGAGGGACCTGTGCCACCGTGCCATCACCACGCCATCGTGTCACTGTGCCATCGTGTCACTGTGCCATCGTGTCACCGTGCCACCGAGCCATCCTGCCACCGTGCCGCTGCGCCATCGCTGCGCCGCGGCACCACTGTGCCGTCACGCCATCACGTCACCGCGCCCTCGTGCCACCGTGGCACCACTGTCCCATCGTGCCACCACGCCGCCGTGCCATCGTGTCACCGTGTCACCGGCCCCGCAGGACCGCCCTGATGCTGGCCTGCGAGCACTGCAGCCTGGAGTCGGCcgagctgctgctgagccacGGGGCGGCCATGGGGGACGAGGACCGCCGGCGCTACGCGCGACAGACCCCCAGCCGCACGCTCCGGCGGCTCCTGCGTGGCGTCCGCGGCGGGGGGCGAGGTgagtcccgtcccccccccccatcacccatCCGGCCTCGTCCGGCTGCttattttaggggaaaaaggggaaaaagaggaaaatgaaggttGTTTCATCCCGGCAGAGAACGGCACCGGTGCCGGGGACTCCGTGTCGCAGGTGGgaagctggggagaggggactGTGGGCAGCgagagcgaggaggaggaggaggaggaggaggaggatgaggatgaagaGCAGCAGGATGGGTGCGATGCCCGGCGGGCGCGGCGGCTGCAGGAACGGCTGGCGAGGAAGACGCAGGAATGCCAGCGGTTGGCGGCCGCCGCCGACAGCATCCGGCAGCGGGTGCGGGAGCTGGCACGGCTCCTGCCCGGGTGCGAAGCCCGGGGTGGGACGGAGGATGAGGATGATGCCTGCCTGGCCCTCCTGGCCCAGCACGTGGGggagctgaggaagaggaagacgGCCGAGGAAGAGGGGGATGGAGGAGACCAAACGGCGGCACAGCTGGACGGTGATGCCGGGGCACCGGCGCTGGCCCCATTCCTGACCTGGCTGGGGGACGAGTGTGCCAAAATGCGGGCGGCGAAGGCGAGCGCCTGCACCCGGAGCAAGGGGCTGCggaaggaggtggaggaagCTCTGCGGAGCAAACTGCACTACGAGGTGGTGTCGGCCGACGCCGTCCGGAAAAGCCTGGCGGCTTGGGAGAAGAtggtggtggggctggagcaggcgCTGAGCCGTGCCGACGAGACCCACGCCAAGATGCTCGAGGGATCCCGCGTCCTCCTGGAAAACCTCCGGCAGGAGCCGGTGCGGCCGCTCGCCGTGACGGCGCCTTCGCGGTGCCAGGTGCCCGGCGCGGAGCCGGCTCCGGGCGGGAAGAGCCAAGCGGAGGTGGCGAGGGAGGCTGCGAGCCTGGAGAGAGAGATGCTGGAGCTGAAGGAGAGCAACGGGATGCTCCTGGGGGAGCTGGCCCGGCTGGGCCGCGAGCGGGAGCGGCTGCGGGAGGAGCTGCGCGGGCTACAGGAGCGGGACGCCGGTGCCGAACCGGCGCCGGAGGGTCCCGGCGCTGCCGCCCTGGCTCGGGCGCTGGCGGTCGAAAGGGAGGAGGCGGCGAGGCTGCGGCGGAGGCTGgcggggcagcggcgggagcTGGCGGCGCTGCGGGATGGGGTGGGCGAGAGGGCGCGGGAGGCGGCCGGGGacgccggtgccggtgccggcaTCCTGCGGGAGCTGCACCGCAAGCTGGATGGGCTGGTGAGGTCCCAGCACGAGGCCTTGCAACTCGTTGCAGAGATGGAGGATAAGGGTACCCCGGGTGAAGGAGCCCCCCAGAACGATGGGGATGCCGGGGCCGGGCTACAGGGTGAGCCGGAGGATGCGCCGGGCGAAACGGTCGAGGAACTGGGGTCGGCGCCGGGTCCCCGTGCGCCGCGGCCGCTGGAACCGCTCACCGGCACCGCCGCTGCCCTGCGTGGCCGGGAGCTCCCCGAGCGGCCGGGGGCCGAGGCTGAGCGgtggcgggcggcggcggcggaggagaAGCGGGCGAAGGAGGCGGCGGAGGCGCGGGCGGCCGAGCGGGAGCGGGAGGCACGGGAGCTGCGGGAGAAGGCGGAGGGGTTGGAGCGGAGCGTGGGCAACCTGCGGGCCAGCGTGGGCCAGCTCTCCCGGGCCTGCCGCGACAGGGAGGGGAAGGTaggggctgggccgggccgcggGCTGgcggggac
This genomic window contains:
- the ANKRD35 gene encoding LOW QUALITY PROTEIN: ankyrin repeat domain-containing protein 35 (The sequence of the model RefSeq protein was modified relative to this genomic sequence to represent the inferred CDS: inserted 3 bases in 2 codons; deleted 2 bases in 2 codons; substituted 1 base at 1 genomic stop codon), which produces MPAAILTPMPSPEPRRLPQTRPRCGSRRPAWSPVPVLGPRCPRTARSAVEPAVARXQPDKPAGQAQAGTRSPASPRLPRLAPRARLRGEFGSPAPRPXRSTPRSGETEARLHAAAAGGTWGGGAGPKRGVSSEALPPPWPFCLEKPCLSFPRPSXWGSRPRSPPEPLPPAPPQVESWNKQDQKLLEAVEKGDVGRVSALVSRKTARPAKLNAVGQSAFHLAASKGLTECLTLLLAHGAPVNEKNDDGSTALHLATIGCQPQCVKVLLQYGANESHVDGQNRTPLHWAASSGCASSVLLLCDHEALLDVTDAHGQTPLMLAARGNHAAICAQLLQRGADPNLADKDEKTALMLACEHCSLESAELLLSHGAAMGDEDRRRYARQTPSRTLRRLLRGVRGGGRENGTGAGDSVSQVGSWGEGTVGSESEEEEEEEEEDEDEEQQDGCDARRARRLQERLARKTQECQRLAAAADSIRQRVRELARLLPGCEARGGTEDEDDACLALLAQHVGELRKRKTAEEEGDGGDQTAAQLDGDAGAPALAPFLTWLGDECAKMRAAKASACTRSKGLRKEVEEALRSKLHYEVVSADAVRKSLAAWEKMVVGLEQALSRADETHAKMLEGSRVLLENLRQEPVRPLAVTAPSRCQVPGAEPAPGGKSQAEVAREAASLEREMLELKESNGMLLGELARLGRERERLREELRGLQERDAGAEPAPEGPGAAALARALAVEREEAARLRRRLAGQRRELAALRDGVGERAREAAGDAGAGAGILRELHRKLDGLVRSQHEALQLVAEMEDKGTPGEGAPQNDGDAGAGLQGEPEDAPGETVEELGSAPGPRAPRPLEPLTGTAAALRGRELPERPGAEAERWRAAAAEEKRAKEAAEARAAEREREARELREKAEGLERSVGNLRASVGQLSRACRDREGKMKKLLAETEKLSAEVLGLRSQSARLQLQLEVQQKNHRDIVAVYRTHLLNAAQGFMDEGVHAMLLRILRTEE